Proteins co-encoded in one Dasypus novemcinctus isolate mDasNov1 chromosome 18, mDasNov1.1.hap2, whole genome shotgun sequence genomic window:
- the LOC101439883 gene encoding LOW QUALITY PROTEIN: cytochrome P450 2B4-like (The sequence of the model RefSeq protein was modified relative to this genomic sequence to represent the inferred CDS: deleted 2 bases in 2 codons): protein MMLSAPLLLLLALAGLLLLCVWGRPAPRGHLPPGPWPLPFLGNILQIDHKSFLGSFQTLRRKYGDVFTIYLGRQPAVVLCGYEALREALVDQGEAFSGRGSIAMIDHIFQGTGVAFATGRPWKVLRQFSLATLKDLGMGKRSIEERIKEEARCLVEALRESPGEYLDPSLLLHSVTANIICSIVFGERFHYQDPEFLRLLDLLNQIFVTLSTSYCQVFEFFSGILKHFPGTHTRLFSRVQELKDLITENIERHRKTLDPSTPQDFIDSFLLRMDKERNLPESVFHQKNLVHTVFSLLFAGTETSSTTLYYGFLLLLKNPDVSEKVQDEIDRVIGPLRLPALEDRAEMPYTDAVIHEIQRYSDLSPLGIPHSVIRDTHLRGYLLPKDTTVYTVINSVLHDPRHFEKPDAFYPGHFLDAEGNFKKQEAFIPFSMGERLMAVCLMNQGVEMVAYALIWKMVPSTDQREKYNQRTTT, encoded by the exons ATGATGCTCTCGGCCCCCCTGCTGCTCCTCTTGGCCCTCGCTGGCCTCTTGCTGCTCTGCGTCTGGGGCCGCCCTGCCCCCCGGGGCCACCTCCCTCCTGGGCCCTGGCCTCTGCCGTTCCTGGGCAACATTTTGCAAATAGACCACAAGAGCTTTCTTGGATCCTTCCAGACC CTGAGGAGGAAGTATGGCGACGTGTTCACCATCTACCTGGGGCGGCAGCCGGCCGTCGTCCTGTGCGGGTACGAGGCGCTGCGGGAGGCCCTGGTGGATCAGGGCGAGGCGTTCTCAGGCCGCGGGTCCATCGCCATGATCGACCACATCTTTCAGGGCACCG GTGTGGCCTTCGCCACTGGAAGGCCTTGGAAAGTCCTCCGGCAATTCTCGCTGGCCACCCTGAAGGACCTGGGGATGGGGAAGCGGAGCATAGAGGAGCGGATCAAGGAGGAGGCTCGCTGTCTGGTGGAGGCGCTGCGGGAATCCCCGG GGGAGTATCTGGACCCCAGTCTCCTCCTTCACTCGGTCACGGCC AACATCATCTGCTCCATCGTCTTTGGGGAGCGCTTTCACTACCAGGACCCCGAATTCTTAAGGCTGCTGGAT TTGCTGAACCAAATCTTCGTCACCCTCAGCACTTCCTACTGCCAG GTGTTTGAGTTCTTCTCTGGGATCTTGAAACACTTCCCTGGCACCCACACACGTTTGTTCAGCCGCGTTCAAGAACTGAAAGATTTGATCACTGAGAACATTGAGAGGCACCGGAAAACCCTGGACCCCAGCACCCCCCAGGACTTCATTGATTCCTTCCTGCTCCGCATGGACAAG GAGCGCAACCTTCCTGAGAGTGTGTTCCACCAGAAGAATCTTGTCCACACCGTCTTCTCATTGCTCTTCGCTGGCACCGAGACCTCCAGCACCACCCTTTACTACGGGTTTTTACTCCTTCTTAAGAACCCGGATGTCTCAG AGAAAGTCCAGGATGAAATTGACAGGGTGATCGGCCCACTTCGCCTTCCAGCACTTGAAGATAGGGCAGAAATGCCTTATACAGATGCGGTCATCCATGAGATCCAGAGATACAGTGACCTAAGCCCCCTGGGGATCCCCCACTCTGTCATCAGGGACACCCATTTACGAGGATATCTCCTCCCTAAG GACACGACTGTGTACACTGTCATAAACTCCGTCCTCCACGACCCGCGCCACTTTGAGAAACCAGACGCCTTCTACCCTGGCCACTTCCTGGATGCGGAGGGCAACTTCAAGAAGCAGGAAGCCTTTATTCCCTTCTCCATGG GAGAGCGGCTAATGGCAGTTTGCTTGATGAATCAGGGTGTGGAAATGGTTGCCTATGCGTTGATTTGGAAAATGGTTCCCAGTACAgaccaaagagaaaaatacaaccaaagaaCTACAACTTGA
- the LOC101434321 gene encoding cytochrome P450 2B11-like, translating into MELSALLLLALLTGLLLLLARGHPKAKGRLPPGPRPLPFLGNLLQMDRRGLLRSFLKMQEKYGTVFTVYLGPRPVVMLCGTDTIREALVDQAEDFSGRGPIAVVDPVFQGYGVVFANGERWKALRRFSLATMRDFGMGKRTVEERIQEEAQCLVEALRESQGALLDPTFFFHAITANIICSILFGERFAYKDPEFLRLLDIFYQSFALISSFSSQVFELFSGFLKYFPGTHRQIYQMLQEMNVFIGKKVEEHRQTLDPNAPRDVIDTYLLRMDKEKSNPSSEFHHRNLILTGLSLFFAGTETTSTTLRYGFLLMLKYPHVTEKVHKEIERVIGPHRAPALDDRAKMPYTDAVIHEIQRFADLLPMSVPHVVTKDTHFRGYIIPKGTEVFPILSSALHDSRYFEKPDAFHPEHFLDANGALKKNEAFIPFSIGKRICLGEGIARSELFLFFTTILQNFSLASPVAPEDIDLTPRECGVGKVPPVYQIRFVPH; encoded by the exons ATGGAGCTCAGCGCGCTGCTCCTCCTAGCTCTTCTCACgggcctcctgctcctcctggcCAGGGGCCACCCCAAGGCCAAGGGCCGCCTCCCGCCGGGGCCCCGTCCTCTGCCCTTCCTGGGGAATTTGCTGCAGATGGACAGAAGAGGTCTGCTCAGGTCCTTCCTGAAG ATGCAAGAGAAATATGGGACCGTATTCACGGTGTACCTGGGGCCAAGGCCTGTGGTCATGCTGTGTGGGACAGacaccatacgggaggccctggtgGACCAAGCTGAGGACTTCTCCGGCCGGGGGCCAATTGCCGTCGTTGACCCAGTCTTCCAGGGCTATG GGGTGGTCTTCGCCAATGGTGAGCGCTGGAAGGCCCTTCGGAGATTCTCTCTGGCCACCATGAGGGACTTCGGGATGGGAAAGCGGACTGTGGAGGAGCGGATCCAGGAGGAGGCTCAGTGTCTGGTGGAGGCGCTGCGGGAATCCCAGG GAGCTCTCCTGGACCCCACCTTCTTCTTCCACGCCATCACCGCCAACATCATCTGCTCCATTCTCTTTGGAGAACGCTTTGCCTACAAAGACCCAGAGTTCCTGCGGCTGCTGGACATATTCTACCAGTCCTTCGCACTCATCAGCTCCTTCTCCAGCCAG gtgTTCGAGCTCTTCTCAGGCTTCTTGAAGTACTTCCCCGGCACCCACCGGCAAATCTACCAAATGCTGCAGGAAATGAACGTCTTCATCGGCAAAAAGGTGGAGGAACACCGCCAGACCCTGGACCCCAACGCCCCGCGGGACGTGATCGACACCTACCTGCTCCGCATGGACAAA GAGAAGTCCAACCCCAGCAGCGAGTTCCACCACCGCAACCTCATCCTCACCGGGCTCTCGCTCTTCTTCGCGGGCACAGAGACCACCAGCACCACACTCCGCTACGGCTTCCTGCTCATGCTCAAGTACCCCCATGTCACAG AGAAAGTCCACAAGGAGATCGAGCGGGTGATTGGCCCACATCGCGCTCCAGCCCTCGATGACCGAGCCAAAATGCCGTACACGGACGCAGTCATCCACGAGATTCAGAGATTCGCAGACCTCCTCCCCATGAGCGTGCCCCACGTGGTCACCAAAGACACTCACTTCCGAGGGTACATCATCCCCAAG GGCACTGAAGTGTTCCCCATCCTGAGCTCTGCCCTCCACGACTCACGGTACTTTGAAAAACCGGATGCCTTCCACCCTGAACACTTCCTGGATGCCAACGGGGCACTGAAGAAGAATGAAGCTTTCATCCCCTTCTCCATAG GGAAGCGCATCTGTCTTGGCGAAGGCATTGCCCGCAGCGAATTGTTCCTCTTCTTCACCACCATCCTCCAGAACTTCTCTCTGGCCTCCCCTGTGGCCCCTGAGGACATCGACCTCACGCCCCGGGAGTGTGGTGTGGGCAAAGTGCCCCCAGTGTACCAGATCCGCTTCGTGCCCCACTGA